The Pagrus major chromosome 1, Pma_NU_1.0 genome includes the window gactgtagctgctACTAGCttgctagctcagttagctgtgaaGCTAGCCGGACTACCTGcggagtgtttgtgtttacactgcttgcacaggagctttgaatTGATAAGAGATAgaggttagctggttagcatgctagctatagtagatatctcttcaacacagtcCATAAACGtctttgtcaaaatgtcaaaatttgtATTTCCTCACAAAcggttgataattttagttaatctTTGATGTTTTacactaaaattcttacatgttgcacttttaaaatgtctgaaaacaacttggtctttgttttatattttgctgAATTGTATACTTaaattatccaaaatgtttctaGCAATGTTCCCAGAGACATTCACAAGTTTACCCATAGTGAGGGTGCATTTTATTAGGACGCAGTTGTTGCTTCAGGGTTAAGGAAGTCAGCTAACAAGACAAAATTTAAGGtgtataaaactttaaaacattacctcgtctgtgaacgtTTGTCCCTAaatcatgtcagatagattttcatcagcagtgatggttgtttaatgttgtgtacGCCACCTCTAccgatcactgctgcagtcaggttgataaacaggagtgaagataaatccactttttaatccaaaaaagttaaaaagtaatctctgagctctcgtCCCCTCGGCGACCgtctctggatcagagcagaatccgatgtgactGTTTATTCTTCAGGTCTGGTTTGGCCTCGACTCCAGCCGGCTGTTAGAAGCTGAGCAGAAAAACTCCTCCCCACAAAACACTCtgcaaatatcttgttttgtttagatAGCAGTGAAAATTACATATTACATGCAACTCACAACTTGATTTAAAGCATATactcattttcaaaacagacaTTAGAAAGTATAAGAAAAACACGTGATACAGAAAACGTCTGAAGCTCAGTTCTAGTTAAGATCACAGAGAATAGAGTAACACAGTGCGAGTTTTTCTAAAGTTTGCTCACGCTCACTTTCCCAAACCATATTTGTACTAAAAGATTATCTTTGCCTCACACTGACTTAAAGTGTGATGGCACGAGATCCAGAGTAGTTTAGGAAGTAGTCTTCTAatgttgttttgagtctgattGTAGTTTCTGATGTTCTCTGTGTTACAGTGATACAGGGCTGGGATTACTATGGAGTGACTTACAGCTCTACTGAGATCTGTGCCGTAAAAGGAtcaacagtggaaataaactgcaCATACAGATACCCATCCAGAATAGATGGTGGTGATACTGAAGTTAAGGAAACATTCTGGTTTACTAAACTGAGTGGATATCAACCTGTGGATCTGAGTACAGACTCAGATTATCAAGGTCGTGTTGAGTACAGTTGTTATGAGAGATATTATAAGAAGAGCTGCACTCTGAGaatcacagacctgagagagaGCGACTCAGCTGAGTACAAGTTCAGGTTCACAACAAACCAACAAGATGGGAGATATACTGGTTCACCTGGAGTCACTTTGAGGGTCACAGGTAACattttccttcatgttttaattatttccaaatgttcaacatctagacaacaataatataaatgtgttgtgtgtgtatgttgacagTTTGTCTAAAATAACATTCTTGTTCCTTCTTCACATCCAGATCTCCAGGTGAAGGTGAGCAGATCCTCACATTCTAACCGGAGAGAgctgaagtgtcacagcagttGTCGTCTACCTTATCGTTCTTCCTACATCTGGTACATAAGTGGAGAGAAAATTCAGTCACAAACATCTTCTACTTATTTACTCTACTATGATTATGGAGACAGTTATTCCTGTGCAGTTAAAGGACATGAGgatttcccctctcctccagtgTGTGAGTTTACTACACTAACATAACACCATCTGATGGAGTCTTATAActacatgtattttaatatggAGACCCTCATTGTGACTCTTCATCAACTCtggtttaaaaatgatcaaaactttgttttatctttcaggTATCAATGATAAAATCTGCTACACTGACAGAAGCATCTGTGCCTCCAAAGGCTCATCAGTGGACATTTCTTGCACTTACAGCAGTTATCAAACTATCAGATCTAAATTCTGGTTCAATCATGAACGTTCTCATCAGTGGCAGAGTCCTTCACAGCCTGAGGACCTTAGTGAAGACTCCCAGTTTGGAGGTCGTGTTCAGGTCCTTGAAACAGAGACAGGACGCTCCACTCTGAGAATCACTGACCTGACAGAGAGTGATTCAGCtcagtatcactttaaattcacaaCACAATGGTCTGAGTTGAGGAGTAGTTTACCTGGTACAACTCTGACTGTCACAGGTactgatgaacacacactgatgtaaaacatcaacatagtacatttagaaacagtgaacatgttgaaaatgaTGGATCATCATGAGTTTGTGTAATAATGACTGTTGTGTTGGCACTAATGTTCACTGCTAGTTCTAGGAATAGTAACTGTTGTGTTGTCGTGTGTGTACATCTATCACTGATTTCTGTCAGAACCAgtgataataatattgtttcttgttctcatatccagctctgcaggtgcaggtgaccAGAACAACAGTCCACCAGTCTGATactgaggcagagctgaagtgtcacagcagctgcagtccagCTGGTCGTCTTTCCTACGTCTGGTTCAAGAACGGACAGAAAGTCACAGGGGTGGAGACATCTTCTTTTAAAGGCCGGGTTTATCCTGGAGACATCATCTCTTGTGCTTTGAAAGGACATGAGAACTACGGCTCTCCTTCAGTGTGTGAGTTTAATCCACTGTATCAGGAAAAAGACATGCATACACACTGGCTTCTGAAAGTTGTAGATGCAGCAGAATTAAATGTATCTGGATAAAGTTAAACTGCTACAACTAGAGGAGCCTTTGTAAGAGAAGCAATTTTCACACTGTCAGGACTCTGCAAACAGGACCTGAACACAACcagcatgtacagtatggaTAACAATGTGTAAAGGTTTTGAAAATTACAAATTATTAACACCTTGTTATTGACTGTTCCCATTATAATCAACAATACGGACAGCTGCTGTGATAATGGGGACAatcaaaaagaaacagacattttaatcaaaatagtCGTTTTTTTGTAATATCTTGAAATAATAAATGTCCGTTTGTTCTCCAGATGCTCCAAgacttccctctgtgtcagtgagtccctctgctgagatagtggagggcagttcagtgactctgacctgtagcagtgatgctaacccagcagctaaatACACCTGGTACAAGAAGAATGGAGATCCAGACCTTCAGCCTCTCAGTAAAGAACCACAGCTTgtcttcagctccatccagtCCTCTGACTCTGGAGAGTATTACTGCACAGCTGAGAACGAGCTGGGGAGGAGGACGTCTGAATACATCTCTATTAATGTGACATGTGAGTGTTATTTGTAAGATAACAAAGTTCTTAAATCGGTGTAATCTTTGCAGGAGAAGATGTTACTTTTTCTTGTGCTTCTAATTCTCAGCTGTAATTTactgagcagctccaggagACTTCAGTTTTCAGACTGAACCAGTGCCTCACACAGCTGTTCACAGTGTATGATCCAAATAGCATATGTGCTACTGTTATAACACATTTAACCTAGAATAATCTTTCAACACATCTCCTCCAGATACTCCAAgacttccctctgtgtcagcgAATCCCTCTGGTAGAATCATGGAGCGCACtccagtgactctgacctgtagcagtgatgctaacccagcagctaaatacacctggtacaaggagaACCGAACACTGATTCAGGGTCCAGAAGGCGTCTATCATTTCTCCAACATcaggtctgaggacagagggatCTACTACTGCAAGTCTGAGAATCAGTATGGAGAGATCAACTCTTCATCTCTATTTATAGACGTCCAGTGTGAgtacaaaatattagaaaattaTTATTAGTACTACTCAGACAAAATGTCTTGGGGCccttctttttctgaaaatggGCAGAAACTTAAACCCATGCACAAACTCCTGGCACACATTTTAGCAATTTAGATAATGTATTCGTGGCACAGTGCTGCCAGTACTTCTCAGGTCTCTTAGTAGTTACTGTAGCCTGCTAGCTAGCTTTGTAGAGGCAACAATGGTCTGCCtgaaaataattaatcaaaatcaatgtTGTGCCCGTCCTAGCTCATGGTAGTTTGTGCCTAAAAACAGGCTTGTAAACAGAAATTCCTGATTTAGCTCTCTTTTGACCAccagatgctccaaagcttcccaGAGTGATTCACTCagctgagatagtggagggcagttcagtgactctgacctgtagcagtgatgctaacccagcagctacttacacctggtacaaggagaACCAAACACTGATTCAGGGACCAGAAGGCATTTATAATTTCAAATCTATGAGCTTAAACGACAATGGGATCTACCACTGCAAGTCAGAGAATAAATATGGCTGGATCAACTCGAAATCTGTAACCATGAATGTCCAGTGTAAGTAGAAAGCATTGCAAATCACTTCTGCATTCAGTGTAATTAAGAAACATGTCACAAAGGGTTAAAaggacactttaaaaaaaaaatcataatcaccATTTTAATACAATTGTCTGTGCGTAACTTGTAAGTCACTTACCATCAGAAAAGCCAGTTTGTAAAATAAACTCTTACCGAAGCCAGACGAGAGAAAAGTGATCACAGATTTTCCATCGAAGAAAGCTTTCAGTGCcattctttgctcttttttttaattaaacatacTCTCCAgctctgatataactgatgctatagctATCGCAAAGCAAATCCAGCTGACCCACAAAGTCCATGCTGGCCGTGAAGCGATACCTCTGCAGAACAACAAGACTGTAAGAAGTACAGGGCAAAATCCAGTGTTCAGTTCTgtaaaaaatcactttttgtgTTCTTCAAATCAGACAGTGATTCTTTGtttctgagctgcagcagaaggaTAAATCCTGTTGGTGACCACAGTTACTCTGTTACTGTGATTCGGTCACATAGTGTTCTGTTGACAAATCTCGGGggtaaaatcaaaacatttttcaacctGATATTGTAATTTTGTGTCCACATGGTGCTGAGAAAGGTAAAATGTTTTCCCAGGAGGAAAGCAACGCTTCAGTCCAGTTTCCCCCAAAGTTGAGGGTTTCAATAAATGTTAAGAATTAAAAGCCTTGCTAACTAGATGAAACAGTTGATTGTCAGTGTTAACATCTTTTAATCTTTGTAATATTTAATTAATGCATGTTCATTtctcctccagatgctccaagacttccctctgtgtcagtgagtccctctgctgagatagtggagggcagttcagtgaatctgacctgtagcagtgatgctaacccagcagctacTTACACCTGGTACAAGAAGAATGAGGACTCACCAAAAGCATCAGGACAGATCTTCACCATCACTGACATCAAAGCTGAACACACTGGGAATTATTACTGTGAAGCCCAGAACAGAGGAGGACGTCATAACTCCACCTTACAGCTGATTGTTGTGTCACGTAAGTCATGCTCATTAAGCTAGCAACACACCCAATAACTTCCACATTACTTTAACCATCCAGTTAAACAAGACAATATCAGTATAAGCCTGCTTTAGGTTCAATTAGTTCTGCAACTTAAACCTCCGAGCTGAGTCTAGATGAAATAGGTTTTCAACGCagacacatttgcaaatcaaaTGCAGTATGTTTGCCCAGAAACTCTTTTCCTGTTGGTTATGGTTACCCAGataatatttattaattcaaaGGGCCCAATCCACTGTTTCTCCACTTCAGGCTTGGATATGCTGACATTCAACCATCTTAGTGCACCTTGGacatcacaaacaaataaaggacTATTAGGCCTTTTTCACTGGCAGTTCTGGCcatgccgagtcaaaccgagccgcgccattttgcatttccatcaccAGCTTACCATGCTGAGTTGAGCCAAGCCGCGTCCGGGATGGGCCTTCTCCAGAGTAGATCCAAACTTGACATCTTGCGACCGTGGCTGACCAATGACGACTCCCCTTTCTCCATCAAACGAGCCTGTGTTATGAGACTCAACCGGAGACAAAGGTGGTTTGTGTTTAGTTTATCTCCAGTGTTCAGATGTCTGCTGTATGGTACTGTTTCACCGTGttcgctttcagctgtttcactgTCGTGTTAAGttgctgctggtgaaaacccagCATTTCCTGATtgtgctgcttcataataaaagctttaaaataaccAATTAACGGAGGAGTTTCATTGTGAAGAATTAAAAGGGAATTACATGTAGTAAGTAAGTAATGGAGCTTTTTTGCTGTAGTGCTGCAGGGAGGAAAAGTGTTTACTGCCCAtgcaccttcaagcaggtagccctgttgtaaaggaaatgcaaatccctgccatGCTGGACTAATTTTGAGTCAAgccgagtagagccaggccagcagaATGTAattgaaaaatgccaaatatcaTCTGCAAAAAGCAGAGATGCAATCTTGATGTCACCATTGCAAACACTGTCCATCCCTCTCATGGGCCAAGGGATTCTGTTCATGAAAATTGCAAATTGAATCACTGACAAGGTACGACCCTGGAAGATCAACACCCCCCCCCATTTTTGCCAAGAATATGGGGTCTCATTTCTGTCATGCAAGAACCAAATGACTTGCAGAAGCAGCCCTAGCATCCCATACAACCACAGTGCCACCCAAAACTCAACCCAAGGTACAAGATCTTCTCCAGTTTCACAAAGTAGAATGAATGGGCAAACTCCTGGAACCACTTCAGAATTCCCTGCTCCTCTCTTGGGACAAAATTCTTATCACCCCGGTTTCTTACTGCTTCTCCTGAATCCAACATTCGCTGGAGGAATTGTCTTGCCAGCACCCTGCAAAGGCTTTAAGTCTGAACGCACACACGTTTTTGCTCAAAATGGGAACCGTCGTCTGCGAGGCCACAGGCAAACTGAAGTGGCTTGTCAAccaacacagcaaaacaatattTAAGGTAGTCCTACCCAATAAGACTTAACCACAACTACCTCACTGACCTTTACCAGAAAAATGGCTTCCCACAAGGCTTCCAATTCTGCTTTGTCTGCAcatggtgttttgttttggttcctCAGAGTTTTCCACTTACCCAGTCAATGTCAGCACTTCCCCTTCACTTCTGACAGCAGCCTGGGAAAGGGCCTGCCTCCATTCAATTCCTCTGATGTTTTGCCAGAATCTCTTTGAATCCTTCTCCAGGATCCTTCCATAATCGTGCATGACCACAGAGGCCGCCGTACTACCGGCCTCCTTATACTGGTACTTGTC containing:
- the LOC140996521 gene encoding B-cell receptor CD22-like, giving the protein MTLTAAASGFVVFLLFVQVIQGWDYYGVTYSSTEICAVKGSTVEINCTYRYPSRIDGGDTEVKETFWFTKLSGYQPVDLSTDSDYQGRVEYSCYERYYKKSCTLRITDLRESDSAEYKFRFTTNQQDGRYTGSPGVTLRVTDLQVKVSRSSHSNRRELKCHSSCRLPYRSSYIWYISGEKIQSQTSSTYLLYYDYGDSYSCAVKGHEDFPSPPVCINDKICYTDRSICASKGSSVDISCTYSSYQTIRSKFWFNHERSHQWQSPSQPEDLSEDSQFGGRVQVLETETGRSTLRITDLTESDSAQYHFKFTTQWSELRSSLPGTTLTVTALQVQVTRTTVHQSDTEAELKCHSSCSPAGRLSYVWFKNGQKVTGVETSSFKGRVYPGDIISCALKGHENYGSPSVYAPRLPSVSVSPSAEIVEGSSVTLTCSSDANPAAKYTWYKKNGDPDLQPLSKEPQLVFSSIQSSDSGEYYCTAENELGRRTSEYISINVTYTPRLPSVSANPSGRIMERTPVTLTCSSDANPAAKYTWYKENRTLIQGPEGVYHFSNIRSEDRGIYYCKSENQYGEINSSSLFIDVQYAPRLPSVSVSPSAEIVEGSSVNLTCSSDANPAATYTWYKKNEDSPKASGQIFTITDIKAEHTGNYYCEAQNRGGRHNSTLQLIVVSRSMKSVAAGSITSLFLVIIFLFAFFLIRRKRSTKRIAEGPDNNAQPNVGPVCDNPSAAAQRNPSEEQDDLYYATVSFSKNQEDPLYSNIGLAYPKRQKHEEEEEEEDEAGVDYTFVNFKSSSASPELRCQEDSVEDPSALYSTVTKNPRV